The Streptobacillus canis genome window below encodes:
- a CDS encoding glucose-6-phosphate isomerase has translation MMKLRLETTYVKPFIGKHEYDQIRPFVELADKILMDKTGAGNDFLGWLDLPKNYDKEEFARIKKATEKIQNDSEVLIVIGIGGSYLGAKSAIEFLSNTFYNNMRKEDRKTPEIYFAGTNMSPVYLQHLLNLVGDRDFSINVISKSGTTTEPAIAFRVFKKKLEEKYGKEEAAKRIYATTDKAKGALKNLATSEGYETFVVPDNVGGRFSVLTAVGLLPIAVAGINIDELMQGAHDAMVDYSTKEFYENDAMIYAATRSLLYNKGKNMEILTNYEPRLHYIAEWWKQLFAESEGKDGKGIYPTSADFSTDLHSIGQSIQEARRTMFETVLLIDTPEVDIEIEKEEVDLDGLNYLSGKGIDYVNKQAAKGVILAHVDGNVPNLVINIPEATPYHLGYMFYFFEKAVAIGGYMLGINPFDQPGVEEYKRNMFALLEKPGFEEQTKKLLARLENR, from the coding sequence ATGATGAAACTAAGATTAGAAACAACATATGTAAAACCATTTATTGGTAAACACGAATATGATCAAATTAGACCGTTTGTAGAACTTGCAGACAAAATACTTATGGACAAAACTGGAGCAGGAAATGATTTCTTAGGATGGTTAGATCTTCCTAAAAATTATGATAAAGAAGAATTTGCTAGAATTAAAAAAGCAACTGAAAAAATCCAAAATGATTCAGAAGTATTAATAGTAATAGGTATAGGTGGATCATATTTAGGAGCTAAATCAGCTATAGAATTTTTATCTAATACTTTCTATAACAATATGAGAAAAGAAGATAGAAAAACCCCTGAAATATATTTTGCTGGAACTAATATGTCACCAGTATATTTACAACACTTACTTAATTTAGTAGGAGATAGAGACTTCTCTATAAACGTTATTTCTAAATCAGGAACAACTACAGAACCTGCTATAGCATTTAGAGTATTTAAGAAAAAATTAGAAGAAAAATATGGAAAAGAAGAAGCAGCTAAAAGAATTTATGCAACTACAGATAAAGCAAAAGGGGCATTAAAGAATTTAGCAACTAGTGAAGGATATGAAACATTTGTAGTACCTGATAATGTTGGAGGAAGATTCTCAGTATTAACTGCAGTAGGGCTATTACCTATAGCAGTAGCTGGAATTAATATAGATGAATTAATGCAAGGTGCTCATGATGCTATGGTTGATTATTCAACTAAAGAATTCTATGAAAATGATGCTATGATTTATGCTGCAACAAGAAGTCTTTTATACAATAAAGGTAAAAACATGGAAATCTTAACTAACTATGAACCAAGACTTCACTATATCGCAGAATGGTGGAAACAACTATTTGCTGAATCTGAAGGAAAAGATGGAAAAGGAATTTATCCTACAAGTGCTGATTTTTCAACAGATTTACACTCTATAGGACAATCTATACAAGAAGCTAGAAGAACTATGTTTGAAACAGTTCTATTAATAGACACTCCAGAAGTTGATATAGAAATAGAAAAAGAAGAAGTAGACTTAGATGGATTAAATTATTTAAGTGGTAAAGGAATAGACTATGTAAATAAACAAGCTGCTAAAGGGGTAATACTTGCACATGTTGATGGTAATGTACCTAACCTTGTAATTAATATACCTGAAGCAACTCCATATCATTTAGGATATATGTTCTATTTCTTTGAAAAAGCAGTTGCAATAGGTGGATATATGTTAGGAATTAATCCATTTGACCAACCAGGAGTTGAAGAATACAAGAGAAATATGTTTGCTCTTTTAGAAAAACCAGGATTTGAAGAACAAACTAAAAAACTATTAGCAAGATTAGAAAATAGATAA
- a CDS encoding glycerol dehydrogenase, which yields MTRNIFSPSKYIQGFGEIKKLSHYFKNLGEKGAYILVDRFIFEKYASDIKSSFEAENIKHHLEVFNGECSKNEINRNIELLKEKDCDVVITIGGGKTIDCGKATAHYSHLPMIVVPTIASTDAPCSALSVIYTDNGEFEQYLFLKANPNVVVMDTEVIVNAPARLLAAGIGDALATYYEAKACLDSNSNTIAGGKPSKTAIALAKLCLDIIMEDGVKAMASCEQKVVTKAFENVVEANTYLSGIGFESGGLAAAHAIHNGLTILHEGHSMYHGEKVSFGTITQLVLENRSLEEINKVITFCKSVGLPTCLKDLNMDKVSREALYEVAKASVAPGETIHNMPFEVTADDVFAALLTADKLGSR from the coding sequence ATGACTAGAAACATTTTTTCGCCATCAAAATATATTCAAGGTTTTGGTGAAATCAAAAAATTATCACATTATTTCAAAAATTTAGGTGAAAAAGGAGCATATATCTTAGTTGATAGATTCATTTTTGAAAAATATGCTTCTGATATTAAATCAAGCTTTGAAGCTGAAAATATTAAACACCATTTAGAAGTATTTAACGGAGAATGCTCTAAAAATGAAATTAACAGAAATATTGAATTATTAAAAGAAAAAGATTGTGATGTTGTTATTACTATAGGTGGAGGAAAAACTATAGATTGCGGTAAAGCTACTGCACATTATTCTCATTTACCTATGATAGTTGTTCCAACTATCGCATCAACTGATGCACCATGTTCAGCTTTATCAGTTATATATACAGATAACGGAGAATTTGAACAATATTTATTCTTAAAAGCTAATCCTAATGTAGTAGTAATGGATACTGAAGTTATAGTAAACGCTCCAGCAAGATTACTTGCAGCAGGTATAGGAGATGCTTTAGCTACATATTATGAAGCAAAAGCTTGTCTTGATTCAAATTCTAATACTATAGCAGGTGGAAAACCTTCTAAAACAGCTATTGCTCTTGCAAAACTTTGCTTAGACATCATCATGGAAGATGGAGTTAAAGCTATGGCAAGTTGTGAACAAAAAGTTGTTACTAAAGCATTTGAAAACGTTGTAGAAGCAAATACTTACTTAAGTGGAATAGGATTTGAAAGTGGAGGACTTGCAGCAGCACATGCAATACATAATGGATTAACTATCTTACATGAAGGACATTCTATGTATCATGGAGAAAAAGTATCATTTGGTACTATAACTCAATTAGTTCTTGAAAATAGATCACTAGAAGAAATAAATAAGGTTATTACTTTCTGTAAATCAGTAGGATTACCAACTTGTCTTAAAGACTTAAATATGGATAAAGTTTCTAGAGAAGCTCTATATGAAGTTGCTAAAGCTTCAGTAGCACCTGGTGAAACTATCCATAATATGCCATTTGAAGTAACAGCTGATGATGTATTTGCAGCATTACTTACAGCAGATAAATTAGGTTCAAGATAA